A section of the Pan paniscus chromosome 7, NHGRI_mPanPan1-v2.0_pri, whole genome shotgun sequence genome encodes:
- the KBTBD11 gene encoding kelch repeat and BTB domain-containing protein 11, protein MEHAVAPCVLYPGTEPGAAGESEGAASPAQTPCSLGASLCFSSGEESPPQSLASAAEGAATSPPSSGGPRVVERQWEAGSAGAASPEELASPEERACPEEPAAPSPEPRVWLEDPASPEEPGEPAPVPPGFGAVYGEPDLVLEVSGRRLRAHKAVLAARSDYFRARASRDVLRVQGVSLTALRLLLADAYSGRMAGVRPDNVAEVVAGARRLQLPGAAQRATDAVGPQLSLANCYEVLSAAKRQRLNELRDAAYCFMSDHYLEVLREPAVFGRLSGAERDLLLRRRLRAGRAHLLAAALGPAGERAGSRPQSPSGDADARGDAAVYCFHAAAGEWRELTRLPEGAPARGCGLCVLYNYLFVAGGVAPAGPDGRARPSDQVFCYNPATDSWSAVRPLRQARSQLRLLALDGHLYAVGGECLLSVERYDPRADRWAPVAPLPRGAFAVAHEATTCHGEIYVSGGSLFYRLLKYDPRRDEWQECPCSSSRERSADMVALDGFIYRFDLSGSRGEAQAAGPSGVSVSRYHCLAKQWSPCVAPLRPPGGPTGLQPFRCAALDGAIYCVSRAGTWRFQPVREGEAGGDAGQGGGFEALGAPLDVRGVLIPFALSLPEKPPRGEQGAA, encoded by the coding sequence ATGGAGCACGCGGTGGCCCCCTGCGTCCTCTACCCAGGGACTGAGCCCGGGGCTGCGGGGGAGAGCGAGGGCGCCGCGTCCCCGGCGCAGACACCCTGCAGTCTCGGCGCGTCCCTGTGCTTCAGCTCCGGGGAAGAGTCCCCGCCGCAGTCCCTCGCCTCAGCGGCGGAAGGCGCGGCCACCTCCCCGCCCTCCAGCGGTGGCCCGCGGGTGGTGGAGCGGCAGTGGGAGGCCGGCAGCGCGGGCGCCGCGTCCCCGGAGGAGCTCGCGTCCCCCGAGGAGCGCGCGTGCCCGGAAGAGCCCGCGGCGCCGTCCCCCGAACCGCGCGTTTGGCTTGAGGACCCCGCGTCCCCCGAGGAGCCCGGGGAGCCCGCGCCCGTACCCCCGGGGTTCGGGGCGGTGTACGGGGAGCCGGACCTGGTGCTGGAGGTGTCGGGGCGCCGGCTGCGCGCGCACAAGGCGGTGCTGGCGGCGCGCAGCGACTACTTCCGCGCGCGCGCGTCGCGGGACGTGCTGCGGGTGCAGGGAGTGAGCCTGACGGCGCTGCGGCTGCTCCTGGCCGACGCCTACAGCGGGCGTATGGCGGGCGTGCGGCCCGACAACGTGGCCGAGGTGGTGGCCGGCGCGCGCCGCCTGCAGCTGCCCGGCGCCGCGCAGCGCGCCACCGACGCCGTGGGGCCGCAGCTGAGCCTGGCCAACTGCTACGAGGTCCTGAGCGCGGCCAAGCGGCAGCGGCTGAACGAGCTGCGCGACGCCGCCTACTGCTTCATGAGCGACCACTATCTGGAGGTGTTGCGCGAGCCCGCCGTGTTCGGCCGCCTGTCGGGCGCCGAGCGGGACCTGCTGCTGCGCCGCCGCCTGCGCGCCGGCCGCGCCCACCTCTTGGCCGCGGCGCTCGGGCCGGCGGGGGAGCGCGCTGGCAGCCGGCCTCAGAGCCCCTCGGGGGACGCGGACGCGCGCGGGGACGCGGCCGTCTACTGCTTCCACGCGGCGGCCGGAGAGTGGCGCGAGCTGACGCGGCTGCCCGAGGGCGCGCCGGCGCGGGGCTGCGGCCTGTGCGTCCTCTACAACTACCTCTTCGTGGCGGGCGGCGTGGCGCCCGCGGGCCCCGACGGCCGGGCGCGCCCGTCCGACCAGGTCTTCTGCTACAACCCGGCCACAGACAGCTGGAGCGCCGTGAGGCCCTTGCGCCAGGCGCGCTCGCAGCTGCGGCTGCTGGCCCTGGACGGTCACCTCTACGCCGTGGGCGGCGAGTGCCTGCTCAGCGTGGAGCGCTACGACCCGCGCGCCGACCGCTGGGCCCCCGTGGCGCCGCTGCCCCGGGGCGCCTTCGCCGTGGCGCATGAGGCCACCACCTGCCACGGCGAGATCTACGTGTCCGGGGGCTCGCTCTTCTACCGCCTGCTCAAGTATGACCCGCGGCGCGACGAGTGGCAGGAGTGCCCGTGCAGCAGCAGCCGCGAGCGCTCGGCCGACATGGTGGCTCTCGACGGCTTCATCTACCGCTTCGACCTGAGCGGCAGCCGCGGCGAGGCGCAGGCGGCGGGGCCGAGCGGGGTCAGCGTGTCCCGATACCACTGCCTGGCCAAGCAGTGGAGCCCGTGCGTCGCGCCCCTCCGCCCCCCCGGCGGCCCCACGGGCCTGCAGCCCTTCCGCTGCGCCGCCCTGGACGGTGCCATCTACTGCGTGAGCCGCGCGGGCACTTGGCGCTTCCAGCCTGTCCGGGAAGGCGAGGCCGGCGGCGACGCAGGCCAGGGCGGCGGCTTCGAGGCGCTGGGCGCCCCCTTGGACGTCCGGGGTGTGCTCATCCCGTTCGCTCTCAGCCTGCCTGAGAAGCCGCCCCGAGGGGAGCAGGGCGCCGCGTAG